The following DNA comes from Halobacillus litoralis.
CCTTCTGTATTGAACCTCCAGCACTGATCAAAGTGACTGTTGCATACCCCAACGGCTGACGAATCAGGTTTTCTTCTATTCTGAGCCCCTGAATACGGTTCAATGGAATCGTCATCTGTTTCTTTTCTAACCAACCCCGTGTAATGATTAAGTCATCAGCTTCTAAAAATACAGAGAAGTTGGCATAACGCAGAATACTCAAGAAGATTGAAATTCCATAAGCAATCAGTAAAACGACCAGCACAGTAAAGGCTACGATTAACGCACCAATTTGTATCCAATCAAGGATTTCGTCATAAATCGTCCCCAAAGGCAACACATCCATGATCTGTGAAAAGAACACACCGACACCAGAAATCACAACTCCAGCGCCTCCTGAAGTCAGAGCCATGAGAATGATCTCTCTCATATTCATCCCATATACTTTCTCTCTTCCACCCTTTTTGAGATCCACGCTTTCATCTTCCGGCTCAATATCCGTTTGCCGTTGATTTTTTTCTTGAAATATCAATGATTCCAATTCAGAAGCTTCTTCACGCTTAATAGCTGTAAGTTCTGCTTCTGCACTTTGACTCCCAGTAGAACCTGCTGTCTCTACAGATACCTTCACCAAATTCAACGGACGGTGGAAAATCCCCTCGGAAAAATCTAAACTCTGGATACGGTCAATCGGGATGTATCTTTTTTTACGGAAAATCAAACCATACTCGATCCGAAGCTCACCTTCTTCCATACGATAGGTGAACCGCAGCCAACGTATAATTCCTGAACTCAGCACAAGCAAAAGAACGGCAATCCAGATGAGCAAAGGAATCCATTCAATATCTCCCCTGAACATATTTCCGTTCAAAACAAAGACGATCACTAAAGGTAAAGCTGCATCTTTCAGAGTTTTAACAAAATTGATGACAGCGGAAATCGGATGAAGCTTTCTAGGTTCAAACATCGTCTTCAGCCACCCTCGCTAATGAAGATATGGACTGACGAAGTCTTTCTGCCTCTTGTTCATCCAATGCAGGGATTTTATGTACGGTAGCAGCCGTGGAAATGCTGATCGTTGATAAATGAAATTTCCTTAATAATGGCCCTTGTTCCGTATCTACGTGCTGCACACGAACCATAGGGACAAGTGTCCGAGTGACGATGATGATGCCATGCTGTAAGTCAATATCGTGTTCGCTCACCTCGTAACGCCATCGTTTCCACCTTAAACTGGGGATTAACCAGACAGATACAATTAATTCAATGAATAAGACACCTAAAGCAATCAATAGTGTCCACCACGGCCAATCCCATAAAAGAACAGCAACAAAAAGTCCGATACTCAAAAGTATGACAATTCCTACCTGGATGGCCCCATAGATCCGCCAGAGAGTCAGTGCTTTTTGGGATATTCTTTGAGCAGGTTCTCGCTCCATTCTCCTCACCTCCTATTAGTGAATACGTTTCAAAGTTCCAAATGTTTCATTAAACTGAGTCTTCTCGGAGCAAACGAAAACCGGACAAACACTGCCCGGCATCACTTTTTCCCTGATAACTCCTTGGACTTGTCTGTACACGCATTCATTCCTTGAATGATCGCACTCCGCAAGCCCACTTCTTCCAGCTTGTTCACCCCTGCTATGGTCACTCCTCCAGGTGTACATACAGCATCTTTCAATTCTCCCGGATGTCTGCCTGTTTCCCGGACCATTTTCGCCGAACCTTCCACGGCCTGTGCAACCATTTTATAAGCTTTATCCCTCGGGAAACCTTGTTGGACTGCAGCATCAGCCATCGCTTCGATGAACATATATACAAATGCCGGCGAAGAGCCGCTGACGGCTGGAACAGCGTCCATCAATTTTTCTTCTACGATTTCAGCTTGCCCGAAGCTTTCAAAGACTTCCATTACATCCGCCAATTCTTCTTCAGTGACAAAGTCATTCGGACAAAGGACGCTCATACCAGCACCAACCAGCGAAGGTGTATTCGGCATCGATCGAATGACCTTCACATTTCTGCCGAATGCTTCTTTCATTGCATCCAGGGTAATGCCAGCCGCTATTGTCACGACAACAGTCTCTTCAGGAACCTCGTCGCGAATTTCCAGGATGATCCCCTGGTAAACATAAGGTTTAACTGCCAGGAACAATAAATCACTTTCCCTGGCCAACCGTTTATTATCATTGGCAATTTGTATACCATATTCATCTGTTACAAAATCAATCGTTTCATCTGATAAGGCCGTTGCAGCGATATCCTCCGCTTTGACAACGCCAGCGTCGATCATGCCTTGAATCATCGCTTGCCCCATCTGGCCACAACCAATGAAACCAATACGCTTAGTCACCGTACATTCCTCCTTAGTGTGATTCTTATTGTATAGGAAGATTGTCGACATAACAATTCTTCCTGCGATTCTTATCAACATCTAGTAAATTTTTCATGTTTTTTTGAGAAAAGGTTTACAAACCAGCTTTCATTACCTATAATTAAGAGTGTATTCTTCATATCATAAGGAAACGCCCAAAATATCATAGCTGCTACGAGAAAAGCCGAGCTGCCTTAAGCTCGGCTTTTTTCGTGTTCATTTTTTTCTTCCCTCACAGCTTCTAGTAACTTCCTGACTTCTTTCTTATTTTTCCTGGCGACTAGAATATACAAAGTATCTCCCGCTTTTATTTCGGTTTGACCATAAGGGGTGATGACGTCCCCATCTCTAATGATCGCATTGATCAAAGCACGGTCAGGAAGCTCCATATTCTCCAGTTTCTGGCCCACCACTACATTCTGTTCAATAACATCAAACTCAATCATCTCCACATTTGCTTTTCCGATCGATATCAGTTCAAGGGAATGAATTGGATTACCCACCTTATCAGAAACGAGCTTGAAACGTTCTGCCATCCAAGTAATCGATGCCCCTTGGACAAGAGCTGAAGTCAAGACAGTAAAGAATACGACATTGAAAATGAGCGGACTGTTTTCTAACCCCGCCAGCATCGGGAAAATCGCCAATACGATAGGAACCGCCCCACGCAGGCCAGCCCAGGACAAAAACATCTTTTCCTTAATATTGAATGAAAAACCGACCAAACTCACGTAAGTAGCTATAGGGCGTGCTATGAAAATAAGGACTAAGGCAATCAGCAATCCATCAAACATCACTGGCCATGTGAATACTTCGACAGGTGAAACGAACAACCCCAGGATGATGAACATCAGAATCTGCGCCATCCAACCGAAACCTTCGTGGAATCTGAGGATTGAATAACGGTAAGCAAGTTCAGCATTTCCGATAAATACCGCCGTTACATAGACAGCAAGCAGACCACTAGCTTGAAGAAGGGAACTTGAGCTGTAAGACAAGAAAGCAAATCCCAGGGCAAACAATGGATAAAGACCACTAGAATCCAAATTGATGCGATTCAATGATTGACTTGCCAAATAGCCGATGGCTGCTCCTACAGCCACCCCCGCTCCCATTTGCCAAAAAAACGAACCGATTAATGAAAAGACATTCATCTCATTAATGGTCAGAAGCTGAATGAAAGTGATCGTCAAAAATACTGCCATAGGATCGTTCGTCCCTGACTCAGCTTCCAAAGTCGCTTCAAGCTTGCCCCGAACATTCTTTCCTTTTAACACAGCGAAGACAGCAGCCGCATCGGTCGAACCGACGATAGCTCCGACCAGCATCGCTTCAATCCATCCAATATGTAGAATAAACTTGGCAGCAATAGCTACAATCATAGTGGTCAAAACAACTCCAGCCGTTGCCAAGGTAATGGCTGGAACCATCACAGGGCGAATATCTTTCCATTTGGTCAGCATCCCACCTTCAAATAGAATGACAATCAAAGCGATCACCCCGACTAATTGAGCGATTTCAGGATTATCAAAATAAATAAATCCGAGACCATCGCTTCCCACGATCATACCGACCGCGATAAATAGAACTAGTGAGGGGACTCCAAGACGCGAGGAGAATTTTGTAACGATTATACTGATAATCAACAACAAAGCCATCAGCATGATGAATTGATTAGACTGTAAGATTTCCTGAATCAAAAAATAACCCCCTTATCCCGAACTTTTCCCTTTATTATAACAAGGAAGGAGAGGTCACGTGTAATTAAAAAGCTTCATGCTATCCCCTTAAATCTCTCATCTCCAGAAGACGCTCCTTTAAACACTTTGGGTTTGAAGTTGGATTGTCCGGGAAACGACTCGCTTTCCTGAGGGTGGGAACTGGCAAACCTTCTAAGGCAATGTATCAGAATCGGTCCTTCAACATTCCACCCAAACGAAAAAAGCCAAGTAACATAATGTCACTTGGCCTGAAGTATTGATCAGCTGAAAATCTCTTCTTCCTGCTCGCTGAAGAATTGTTTCATAGCGTGGAAGACATCGGCTTTTCTCCGTAAAATATAATGTCTGAACTTTGGATGATCGATTGACTTATATGCTTGCATCAAACTGGAGGAACGGTTGTACTGATTCACCTCTCCATATCCGAACATCTGTGAGACTTCAATAAGCTGCTCAATCAGCCCCATACATCGTTTATTATCTGAGGTTAAGTTATCTCCATCTGAGAAGTGAAATGGATAAATGTTATAGCGTTCTGGAGAATATTTGGTCTCAATCAATTCTAGAGCTTTACGGTAAGCAGATGAGCAAATCGTTCCACCACTTTCTCCTTTAGAAAAGAAATCATCTTCATTGACGACTTTCGCCTGCGTATGGTGGGCAATGAATTCTATCTCTACTGTTTCATAATTCTTATTTAAGAAACGGTTCATCCAAAAGAAGAAACTTCTTGCCATATATTTTTCCCACTGCCCCATACTGCCACTTGTATCCATCATTGCGATAACGACAGCTTTGGATTCTGGCTTCGTCTTTTCGTTCCATGTCTTGTAACGGATATCTTCAGGGAATATTGGTGCAAAGGAAGCTTCACCACCGAGGGCATTTCTTTTATAAGCTTCAAGCATGGTCCTCTTTTTATCGATATTGCCTGTTAGTCCTGTTTTGCGGATATCACTGAACTCAATATCTGTGTGAATGATGTTATCCTTTTCTTTTTCATCAAGGTTCGGTAAAGTGAGCTCTTTGAATAAGGCTGCTTCTAACTCTGCTAAAGAAATCTCTGCTTCATAATAATCTTCCCCAGCCTGATCGCCAGCCCCGTCTCCATCTCCAGGCTTACCCTTCGATTGCGGTGCTTGAGCAACAACATCTCCGATTTCACTATCCCCTTCTCCTTGTCCTGCATGTTTATTCTTCTCGTGATTATAACGAATCTTATATTCATCAAGTGAACGTATAGGAATTTTAACGACACGCTTTCCATTCGACATCACAATATTCTCTTCTGTAATGAGGTCAGGTAACTGTTTACTCATTGCATCTTTCACTTTTTCTTGATGTCGCCGCTGATCGTCATAGCCTTTCCGATGGAGGGACCAGTCGTCTTCGGCGATTACGAAACTCTTCTCTTCATCCATGTTTTTCCCCCTCCTAATCGAGTATTACTCTATCGTATGCAGGTCCACGTAAAGGGATGAAACTTATTGAAATATGTATGGATTATTTGTGTTTTTCGCCTATTGATCATTCTATTTTTCGAGGAAAAAGTAATAGCTTCCGTTCCCTTTTCACACCTCCCTTTCACTTATTCAGCAAACTGGCAGATTGTTGAAGACTCAATTTCGAGACATTTTGTGAGAGGATAGGGCGGCGGGGAATGCTTCGCTTTCCGCGGGAGCGCGTTGAGCCTCCGCGGAATCTCTCGGAGCTACTGAAAAACCCTTTTCCACCTAGAGGAGTTGTTCAAGTTTGTTGTTGCTTCTCACGAATCGCTTATCGGTGGATGCTTGCCGCGGGCACGGCCTCAGCTAACTTGGTCAAGAAGATCACTTGACCAAGTGGATCTTCGGCTCGCGCTGTTCCCGCAGGCGTCACCACCGAACGCTCATCGTGGAAACAACAGTGGACTATCTAAAAAGAGTGATTTTCATTAATTTATAAAAGAAAATCGCTCTCATCCGTCTTTTCCAGAAGGAGTGCTGCGCAAGCATTCCCCGCACCCTTGCTATATGTTTTTCTCGAAATTCGTTCAGAAAAATGCTGGCATACTTGAGTTAGACTCAAACAGCTTAAGTTAATTACAGGGTTTCCTCCATGAATGCTCCCCTTGAGATGTAGTTTCGAGAGTCTTCCTAATCGTATGATTGGCTGGGAAACAGCGAGACTCCCGCGGGAATGGATTGGCTGGCAAGACCCCACAGAGCATTTAGCTCGAGGTGGCTTGCCGTCATCCCCGCAGGAAAGCGAGCCGTTTCCCAGCCAACCATAACCTCATATAAAGCCTCGAAACTGAGTCTTACCCTATCGGGAGCTTTAATGGGATTAGTTTAATTAATAAAAAAACCCCTCAACAG
Coding sequences within:
- a CDS encoding PH domain-containing protein gives rise to the protein MFEPRKLHPISAVINFVKTLKDAALPLVIVFVLNGNMFRGDIEWIPLLIWIAVLLLVLSSGIIRWLRFTYRMEEGELRIEYGLIFRKKRYIPIDRIQSLDFSEGIFHRPLNLVKVSVETAGSTGSQSAEAELTAIKREEASELESLIFQEKNQRQTDIEPEDESVDLKKGGREKVYGMNMREIILMALTSGGAGVVISGVGVFFSQIMDVLPLGTIYDEILDWIQIGALIVAFTVLVVLLIAYGISIFLSILRYANFSVFLEADDLIITRGWLEKKQMTIPLNRIQGLRIEENLIRQPLGYATVTLISAGGSIQKDTDHQLRLLPMIRKKEIEKVLQPILSDYHIVRSFNKPPGRSKYRYMIRHSWFAFLAAIPISIFFFPYGLLSILGGILFAGLGWIAYHDAGWRIKDNQLTLRTRNIIKQTYVMKKHRIQAASVAQTLFQRNADLGSVRVTLKSGVGGSVAHCYYLEKVDTDQVLSWYKPPKQIESR
- the yhbH gene encoding sporulation protein YhbH, producing the protein MDEEKSFVIAEDDWSLHRKGYDDQRRHQEKVKDAMSKQLPDLITEENIVMSNGKRVVKIPIRSLDEYKIRYNHEKNKHAGQGEGDSEIGDVVAQAPQSKGKPGDGDGAGDQAGEDYYEAEISLAELEAALFKELTLPNLDEKEKDNIIHTDIEFSDIRKTGLTGNIDKKRTMLEAYKRNALGGEASFAPIFPEDIRYKTWNEKTKPESKAVVIAMMDTSGSMGQWEKYMARSFFFWMNRFLNKNYETVEIEFIAHHTQAKVVNEDDFFSKGESGGTICSSAYRKALELIETKYSPERYNIYPFHFSDGDNLTSDNKRCMGLIEQLIEVSQMFGYGEVNQYNRSSSLMQAYKSIDHPKFRHYILRRKADVFHAMKQFFSEQEEEIFS
- the proC gene encoding pyrroline-5-carboxylate reductase — protein: MTKRIGFIGCGQMGQAMIQGMIDAGVVKAEDIAATALSDETIDFVTDEYGIQIANDNKRLARESDLLFLAVKPYVYQGIILEIRDEVPEETVVVTIAAGITLDAMKEAFGRNVKVIRSMPNTPSLVGAGMSVLCPNDFVTEEELADVMEVFESFGQAEIVEEKLMDAVPAVSGSSPAFVYMFIEAMADAAVQQGFPRDKAYKMVAQAVEGSAKMVRETGRHPGELKDAVCTPGGVTIAGVNKLEEVGLRSAIIQGMNACTDKSKELSGKK
- a CDS encoding potassium/proton antiporter; protein product: MLMALLLIISIIVTKFSSRLGVPSLVLFIAVGMIVGSDGLGFIYFDNPEIAQLVGVIALIVILFEGGMLTKWKDIRPVMVPAITLATAGVVLTTMIVAIAAKFILHIGWIEAMLVGAIVGSTDAAAVFAVLKGKNVRGKLEATLEAESGTNDPMAVFLTITFIQLLTINEMNVFSLIGSFFWQMGAGVAVGAAIGYLASQSLNRINLDSSGLYPLFALGFAFLSYSSSSLLQASGLLAVYVTAVFIGNAELAYRYSILRFHEGFGWMAQILMFIILGLFVSPVEVFTWPVMFDGLLIALVLIFIARPIATYVSLVGFSFNIKEKMFLSWAGLRGAVPIVLAIFPMLAGLENSPLIFNVVFFTVLTSALVQGASITWMAERFKLVSDKVGNPIHSLELISIGKANVEMIEFDVIEQNVVVGQKLENMELPDRALINAIIRDGDVITPYGQTEIKAGDTLYILVARKNKKEVRKLLEAVREEKNEHEKSRA
- a CDS encoding PH domain-containing protein, producing the protein MEREPAQRISQKALTLWRIYGAIQVGIVILLSIGLFVAVLLWDWPWWTLLIALGVLFIELIVSVWLIPSLRWKRWRYEVSEHDIDLQHGIIIVTRTLVPMVRVQHVDTEQGPLLRKFHLSTISISTAATVHKIPALDEQEAERLRQSISSLARVAEDDV